From Piliocolobus tephrosceles isolate RC106 chromosome 16, ASM277652v3, whole genome shotgun sequence, the proteins below share one genomic window:
- the LOC111524602 gene encoding LOW QUALITY PROTEIN: putative coiled-coil domain-containing protein 144C (The sequence of the model RefSeq protein was modified relative to this genomic sequence to represent the inferred CDS: deleted 2 bases in 1 codon; substituted 1 base at 1 genomic stop codon) codes for MNLKRTVVQERNDIQKQLSEEQNARILQDQILTSKQKELEIAQKKINSEISHRHKKEKDLLHENCMLQEEIALLRLEIDTINNQNQQKEKKYFEDIEVVKEKNDNLQKIIKLNEKLTKTILQYSGQLNDLTAENKILNSELENEKQNQERLEIEMESYRCRLAAALHDCDQSQTSRYLKLDFQRTRQEWVHLQDKIKVDMSDLQAKTEILSEKLSNAESKISSLQIQLHSYIDGDADERKSLILERLQRDLSQTHCEKKEIEQMYQTEQSKVKKYIAKQESVEERLSQLESENTLLRQQLDDAHKKANSQEQTVSTIQDQFHAFAKNLXAGSEKILSLQEKKNKELIDEYNHLQKRMHQCEKEKARRKVSIKKDKIFFNLPDRKCKVIFGYG; via the exons ATGAATTTGAAGAGGACA GTTGTGCAGGAGAGAAACGATATCCAGAAGCAACTTTCTGAAGAACAGAATGCCAGAATATTACAAGATCAGATTCTGACCAGTAAACAAAAGGAGCTAGAAATTgctcaaaagaaaattaattctgaa ATTTCTCATAGgcataagaaagaaaaggatctCTTGCATGAAAATTGCATGTTGCAGGAagaaattgccttgctgagactggaaatagatacaataaataaTCAGAAccagcaaaaggaaaagaaatattttgaagatattgaggttgtgaaagaaaagaatgataaccttcaaaaaattataaaactaaatgaaaaattaacaaaaacaataCTGCAGTACAGTGGACAGCTGAACGATCTGACAGCTGAGAACAAAATACTCAATTCTGAActggaaaatgagaaacaaaaccaagaaagactggaaatagaaatggaatcatatcgTTGTAGACTGGCTGCTGCTCTACATGACTGTGATCAAAGTCAAACATCAAGATACCTAAAACTTGATTTCCAGAGAACAAGACAAGAGTGGGTTCATTTACAGGACAAAATAAAGGTTGATATGTCTGACCTACAAGCTAAGACTGAgattctttctgaaaaactttcTAATGCTGAAAGTAAAATCAGCAGCCTACAAATTCAGCTCCATTCATACATA GATGGAgatgctgatgaaagaaagagTTTGATTTTGGAACGTTTGCAAAGAGACCTCAGTCAAACACACtgtgagaagaaagaaattgaacaaaTGTACCAAACTGAACAAAGCAAAGTGAAGAAATACATTGCCAAGCAGGAATCTGTAGAGGAGAGATTATCTCAACTAGAAAGTGAGAATACATTGCTTCGACAGCAACTTGATGATGCTCACAAGAAAGCTAATAGTCAGGAACAGACAGTCAGTACTATCCAAGACCAATTTCATGCTTTTGCCAAAAATCTTTAAGCTGGGAGTGAAAAGATTCTTTCACTACAAGAGAAGAAGAACAAGGAGTTGATAGATGAATATAATCATTTACAAAAAAGAATGCATCAatgtgagaaagagaaagcacGAAGAAAAGTAAGtattaagaaagataaaatatttttcaatcttCCTGATAGAAAATGTAAAGTAATATTTGGTTATGGCTAA
- the LOC111532150 gene encoding CMT1A duplicated region transcript 15 protein-like protein — MFSCCFPTSRGCCFRNGGSESLFRRCRRRLIPHPRRLWPFVRRRTQVPQGSQGQALVGQATPEIPSGLHLHMVPVQEEIQEPMEVQAQAPGPYAEIGALPAPAVEPEPAWEETPPETALELEGAPAKEQPNEELPEITAPTVATGLSPEVEHVARERGDREGVTSTAQASSSHAAPSPGHRGNHGGREPGLLYLAGERLVSFIRAAVLLLQGLFLLLLLVVCICVEEVLGSMKRRLGGRIPAASPALRGSLLLQARMSV; from the exons ATGTTCTCGTGTTGCTTCCCTACTTCAAGAGGCTGCTGCTTCAGGAATGGAGGGAGTGAGAGCCTTTTCCGACGATGCCGAAGAAGGCTCATCCCTCACCCCAGACGCCTGTGGCCCTTTGTAAGAAGGCGCACCCAGGTACCACAGGGCAGCCAGGGGCAGGCCCTAGTGGGCCAGGCCACACCAGAGATCCCATCGGGGCTGCATCTGCACATGGTCCCTGTCCAGGAGGAGATTCAGGAGCCCATGGAGGTGCAGGCACAAG cTCCTGGTCCATATGCAGAAATAGGAGCACTTCCAGCACCAGCTGTTGAGCCAGAGCCAGCATGGGAAGAGACCCCTCCAGAGACAGCGCTGGAGCTGGAGGGAGCTCCGGCCAAGGAGCAGCCCAATGAGGAGCTGCCTGAAATCACGGCACCTACTGTAGCCACTGGCCTTAGTCCTGAAGTTGAACAtgtggcaagagagagaggcGACAGAGAGGGGGTGACCAGCACGGCCCAAGCCAGCAGCTCCCATGCTGCCCCTAGTCCTGGGCACCGTGGCAACCATGGAGGTAGAGAGCCTGGGCTCCTCTACCTTGCTGGAGAGAGGCTTGTGTCATTCATTAGAGCTGCAGTCCTGCTGCTGCAGGGCCTGTTTCTTCTACTGCTGCTggtggtgtgtatctgtgtaGAGGAGGTGCTGGGGAGCATGAAGAGAAGGCTGGGAGGAAGAATTCCAGCAGCTTCTCCTGCACTGAGAGGCAGCCTCCTCCTTCAGGCACGGATGTCTGTCTGA